A single Sphingomonas sp. IW22 DNA region contains:
- a CDS encoding DUF1674 domain-containing protein, giving the protein MGQRPPHVKPPAYLSKSPPVPKPEPIKAQGDDPLGRDPVRYGDWELKGIAVDF; this is encoded by the coding sequence ATGGGCCAGCGCCCCCCGCATGTGAAACCGCCCGCCTATCTGTCCAAAAGCCCGCCGGTGCCAAAGCCCGAACCGATAAAGGCGCAGGGCGACGACCCCTTGGGCCGCGACCCGGTGCGTTATGGCGATTGGGAGCTAAAGGGGATCGCGGTCGATTTCTGA
- the thyA gene encoding thymidylate synthase: MRHPEYQYLDLLDHVLANGDQRMDRTGVGTRSIFGALLRFDLSGGQVPILTTKRVYWKTAVREMLWFLTGGTNIQPLLRDNVRIWTDWPLAAYRRETGEHIEQAAFEQRIVADDAFAARWGELGPVYGKQWRRWLGADGREHDQIGTLIETLNTNPASRRMLFHGWNVGELGDMALPPCHMVYQYHVTSGGRLNCLMFQRSVDLLLGAAFNFVGAAALQLMLAQQADLTPGELIWVAGDAHLYLNHLDQAHEQLAREPRPFPTMRLARRAASIDDYRIDDFVVEGYDPYPPIKGEVAV, translated from the coding sequence ATGCGACACCCGGAATATCAGTATCTCGACCTGCTCGACCATGTTCTGGCAAATGGCGACCAGCGCATGGATCGCACCGGCGTCGGCACGCGATCGATTTTCGGAGCGCTGCTGCGTTTCGACCTGTCGGGCGGACAGGTGCCGATCCTGACGACCAAGCGCGTCTATTGGAAAACGGCGGTGCGCGAGATGCTGTGGTTCCTGACCGGCGGCACCAACATCCAGCCGCTGTTGCGCGACAACGTCCGCATCTGGACCGACTGGCCGCTGGCCGCCTATCGCCGCGAAACCGGCGAGCACATCGAACAGGCCGCGTTCGAGCAGCGGATTGTTGCCGATGATGCCTTCGCTGCGCGCTGGGGCGAACTCGGTCCCGTTTACGGCAAGCAATGGCGCCGGTGGCTTGGCGCTGACGGGCGCGAGCATGACCAGATCGGCACGCTGATCGAGACGCTGAATACGAACCCCGCCAGCCGCCGGATGCTGTTCCACGGCTGGAACGTCGGCGAACTGGGCGACATGGCGCTGCCGCCGTGCCACATGGTCTATCAATATCATGTAACGTCCGGCGGGCGGCTGAACTGTCTGATGTTCCAGCGGTCGGTCGACCTGCTGCTGGGCGCGGCGTTCAATTTCGTCGGCGCGGCGGCGTTGCAGCTGATGCTGGCGCAGCAGGCCGATCTGACGCCGGGGGAATTGATCTGGGTCGCGGGTGACGCGCATCTCTACCTGAACCACCTGGATCAGGCGCACGAACAGCTGGCGCGCGAACCGCGCCCCTTTCCCACCATGCGGCTGGCGCGCCGTGCCGCCAGCATCGACGATTACCGCATCGATGATTTCGTGGTGGAGGGATATGATCCCTATCCGCCGATCAAGGGAGAGGTCGCGGTCTGA
- a CDS encoding JAB domain-containing protein translates to MTAARAIFAPLAHAPREVAAFAYLDRAHRVIALRYTPAGSVAAITLPIRTVAREALVFDAAGLLMAHNHPSNDARPSAADIDVTRRFERALAALDLKLIDHLILTPSGVASFRELGLL, encoded by the coding sequence TTGACGGCGGCGAGGGCGATTTTCGCACCGCTGGCCCATGCCCCGCGTGAGGTTGCGGCTTTTGCTTATCTGGACCGGGCACACCGCGTTATCGCGCTTCGCTACACGCCGGCCGGGTCAGTGGCGGCGATCACATTGCCGATCCGCACTGTCGCGCGCGAAGCGCTGGTATTCGACGCTGCCGGGCTGCTGATGGCGCATAACCACCCGTCGAACGATGCACGGCCAAGCGCCGCCGATATCGATGTGACCCGCCGGTTCGAGCGTGCGCTGGCAGCGCTCGACCTGAAGCTGATCGACCATCTGATCCTGACGCCTAGTGGTGTCGCCAGCTTTCGCGAACTGGGGCTGTTATAG